In Gossypium hirsutum isolate 1008001.06 chromosome D01, Gossypium_hirsutum_v2.1, whole genome shotgun sequence, the genomic window TTAAGGGTTTGCATTTCTTCCCATACCATTTCGGAATGATCCAATTTGAATATGATGGGGGTCTCAGTATTACAAGTATAGATAACTAAGATATCTCCATCGTGCTCTGCCATAAATTTTCCTTTCCACCAATTTTTGGCAAAAAAGTTCTCAGGGCATCTCGGAGGAGGCACATGAAGAACACTCCAAGCGCGCAGCAGCGGATCATAGACCCCTAACCAACCAGTGAGGCTAAGACAATAGAACATTCCACTGCAGAATACCATTTTGTTCCAAATGCTACTAACGAACGGCAATCGGTTCTGGTGATTAACAGTGGTCCACTCAGAATCCCCAGGACGACATGTGCTAATAGCGACAACAGTAGGACTGATATGTTTAATCGTAAAAACCACACACAGGTCAGATGTTGGGGCATCGGAGAAGGCAACCATCTGATATGTCAACTCAAATCTGGGAAGCTTAATCATGTGGCGATTGAAGGGATTAAAGAAGAACACACCGTGATTTCTGGGTCGGTACAGCAACAACCAACCATCTTTGGTGTAACAAGCCCTGGATCCTTGTAGCTCTGGCAGCTCGAGAGAGTAGGTTTTACGCTCTGCTGGATCATAGAACTCATACAAGCTACCATATTTTGGAAAGTACATAAGCCACGGTGATTGGTTAACCACCCGGACTGCAACTGCAACCTTATGCCACCTCCTACATACAGCAGAAGCTCGAACATTGTCCTCTAGTGTTAGGCGGCACAGAATCAATTCCAAAAGTTCCACAGGAAGATCAGCCCACGTTTGTAGCTTCAAACTCTCCTCCTCCTCGGTTGCttttttttcatccaaatttaTTGTTTCGGCTAACCTATACAGCCAAAAGGATTATTGTTATTCAAATGCCATTATCAGTTATAACTACTAAAAAGAAAAGGGCGGCAAAGAAACCCAGAGAAGAACCCTAAATTGCTCCATTATGTCGGACAGCTTATCATGCTTTAGAACAAATTCAGTGTGCAATGCTTGCTGTTTCTTGAACCTACAACTGATCAAGTTTTGAAAAAGAGCATATCTTTATCTTCTATTCATTACATATTGCATGCTAAAATGGTACACGCCGAAAAGGTACTTATTTGACTTAACCATAAACACTTTCCGAGTCCCAACCCCAAGTGGAAAATTTAAAGCAACAGTACGTACAGTTAGGAAAGAAACAACAACCGTTGGTTACACTTGTTGCTATTAGTCACTGTATTAAATATACAAAATACTTCATATTCACATTCAATCGTGTCTACCATTTAAGTCAATATTCCTATTCAAGAAAGGCATTATTTGTCGTATAGCCTAAAACAAAATTAGCAAATAACACATGCACCATGATTAAAAAGATTTTCTTTATAACCTTTCTTTGATAAGATCAATCTCTATAAATTTCACCATCTCAAGTAACACAAAAACATCGATCAAACAGTTACAAGTAAGATCTCTATAAATTTGGCTCAAATAACACAATCATTGATCAAACAGTGATAAGTAAGATCTCTATAAATTTGACTATTTCAAGTAACAAAAGGATAATAATTTCCATCATGATTTCATGAAATGGAATTGATCCTGGTTACAAGAATGTTGATATTTTATCAAATCCTAAATGAAAACCTAAGGCTTTGTTAAGTAGCCACTTATTGGTAGTACAAAAGTCCAACAAAAGAAGTCACAAATCGTAAAACGACATTAAACATGCAACCGTCGGTTTCACTTGTTGCTATTAGAAGTCACTGTATTAAACATGCAAAATGCTTCATATTCACATGCAACCATATCTACCATTTAAGTCATATTCCTACTTAAGAAAGGGATTTTTGTCGTATAGCCTAAAACAAAAATAGCAAATAACACATGCACCATGATTAAAAAGATTTTTGTTAGAACCTTTCTTTGATAAGATCAGTCTCAATAAATTTGACTATCTCAAATAACACAAAATCGATCAAAAAGTGATAAGTAAGATCTCTATGAATTTGACGATTTCAAGAAACACAAGGATAACCATTTCCATCATGATTTCATGAAATGGAATTGATCTTGGCTAGAAGAATGTTGATATTTTATCAAATCCTCAATGAAAATCTAAGGCTTTGTTAAGTAGCTGCCTATTGATGGTACAAAAGTCCACTAAAAGAAGTCACACATTGTAAAACGAATTTAAACATGCAACCGTCGGTTACACTTGAAGCTATTAGAAGTCACTGTATTAACCATTTAAGTCATATTCCTATTTAAGAACGGTATATTTGTTGTATAGCCTAAAACAAAATTAGCAAATAACATATGCACCATAATTAAAACGATTTTCTTTAAAACCTTTCTTTGGAAAGTTTGATCTCTATAAATTTGGCTATCTCAAATAACGGAAAACATTGATCAAACAGTGAAAACTAAGATCTTGGTTAGAAGAATGTTGATACCTCAATGAAAATCTAAGGCTTTGTTAAGTAACCGCGTATTGGTAGTACAAAAGTCCACCAAAAGAAGCCACAGATGGTAAAACAATCTTAAATTTTAATCCTCCATTAACAGTACTCTGCATGCAAATGAGTTACTCAAGAACTTAACAAGCGGTAACAACTCAAAGACCCTTCTTTGACAGACCTTTAGAACCCATAACCTTGTGGTGCAAAAGACACTACCAAAATTCAGTGACATGGCTGAAATACCCCCACATTCATTCATTTCAACATAATCTCCTTACATAAATACTGGATTTTAGGTTTTAAACCAGAAACCCTAgacattcaaataattttttagcatGACCAAGAAAAACCCAATTCCCAAAACCCAAATTGaggaattaaagaaattaaaaattcattaaaacccaCAAGCAATTCTAAACACTAAAAATCTTTAATTACTCTCAAATACAGTCATTAAACGACAACAAAGCAAAACCCAATTCACCCCAACTGTTTCAGatcagaattttaaaaaaaaaatcagatttgattaaattttacataattcaaaaaataacacATTTTATCTCATATCAAGAACACAGAAAACTCCAATTCATTTGAATGAAACCCTAGCATAGCAATTAAAAGTTTCATTTtcatcacacacacacacacacacacacacaaaagaaGAAGCAAATGTTAAACTTATCAAATTGGCTACACAAAACAAAACCCAGAAATAAAAACACTTACAACTTAAGCTTCCTTCTCTTTCTCTCAGCCATatcctgcaaaaaaaaaaactgaagttTTTACTGTGTATTCTCAAAGGGAGTGTGATATGAGATTATATATAAAAGGAAGCACATAAGCTCAAAGTGAAGTGGTGAAAATGTGTTAAGGGTGCAATCAAGTGTGGCTGATTCCTTCGTAAAAAGGACAAAAGACAGCGAAGCATGGATGCCACGTAATTTAATTGGTGTTAGGTTGATTGACTTTGACGACGTGGCGTGTGTTTAATGGTTTAGTTTAGATGTGAAAAAAAATACTGACAGCAGATCCTATGGATTTATATGGTAAGCAGAAAGTAACGGCAGAGAAGGCTTTTGCCACCTGGTCAATGGTTTTTTCACCTCTAAAATTGAAAATGTAacgtttattttgtttattaatttcaaattggtccttcaatttcataacattttaattacattttacaTCAATTAAATCATTCAATTGTTAAAATCGTTAAATGACATGTCAAAccttataacataatttaacatgaaaattttaaagaaaactcaaatATTACTGCATAACTTATATAAGTAAAACTGGAAAAAAAAAAGCGAGCAATAAAACTTTTGTATTTGCAAAAGATAgtttaaactaaaaattaaattattataatataaatgaaCTAATAAATTAGACTAAAATTTACTATAACAGCCGCACatcaaaaaatttgaatttgctaattactctaaatcctaaaagttaataaataaataaataaattactaatTTTATGTCTAGTTTAGCGCCACGTGGCCAGACCTCACGAAGTTGGGCGGGCAACAATTGGcaaatttataattaactttaaaaattatgatgtaaaaataaatattttatatttaaaataataaaaatgatttaaaaatattatataaaaacaaatttaaaattttgtttaattgaaaatttattttttaagaaatacTAGTATAAAAGACTTTGAAactttataacataaaaataaaattcaaaattaatataaaaaaatagataactaaacaaaattatcatgaAGAATTTggaaatctataataaaaaactCAACCCTACCAACAAATATTAATGTCTAGTAATTTTATCTCGTGTGCATGCatatgaaaattatgaatttagagCATTATATACGTTTAAAAATAACATCcaataaataaatatcatttgaAACTACCTATACaactatatataaaaagaagGTCCACAATGGACACCTGTCCATTTTTATAtgttcctcttttttttttttttgacatgaGAACCTTATGGGTAAATTTCAATTCCAAtccctttactttttagattataagaatggttaaatttcaattttgatatttatattttgttcaaatttgaaatttaatctatatattttaattttgacataatttgataccTCAACTTTTATAATGGCATTAGTTAATCTAATACTTTATTGCAATTAAGATGGTgatgtgaatttttaagaatttttagcactgttaaaattatttattaaattcaggtTTATTAAAGTGTTGTTCTTTTGTTACATGGATAACaagtttattgtatttttttcaaaatatcacaccaacACAAAAAGAATTTTAAGAGAGTTAATAAATTGACCTAAATTTCTgagagactaaattcctaaaaataaaaatatgaaatttaaattctaaaaaaacgAAGTGTACAAATACTTTGagcaaattttaacttttaaatttttagactataatttggttaagaaataaataattaatccaACGCGGAATGTGGGTGGAAACCGTACTAGTAATAGTAACACATATGTctgttcaaaaataaatataatgcaTATGCAACATTGTGATATTTTTCTCCTTGAATTATGCTATTTATGTTctcaattatattat contains:
- the LOC107928216 gene encoding F-box/kelch-repeat protein At1g57790, giving the protein MAERKRRKLKLLAETINLDEKKATEEEESLKLQTWADLPVELLELILCRLTLEDNVRASAVCRRWHKVAVAVRVVNQSPWLMYFPKYGSLYEFYDPAERKTYSLELPELQGSRACYTKDGWLLLYRPRNHGVFFFNPFNRHMIKLPRFELTYQMVAFSDAPTSDLCVVFTIKHISPTVVAISTCRPGDSEWTTVNHQNRLPFVSSIWNKMVFCSGMFYCLSLTGWLGVYDPLLRAWSVLHVPPPRCPENFFAKNWWKGKFMAEHDGDILVIYTCNTETPIIFKLDHSEMVWEEMQTLNGVTLFASFLSSHSRTELPGAMRNVVYFSKVRFFGKRCISYSVDDRRYYPRKECHDWGEQDPFENIWIEPPRDASLN